The DNA sequence GGCGTCAGCGTCGAGGACGTCCATGCGCTCTTGATGGGCGGACACGGCGAGACGATGGTCCCCATGCCCGACCACTCCTCGGTGGGCGGGATTCCCGTCACCAAGCTGCTCCCGCCTGAGAGATTGAAGGAGATCGTGGACCGCACGCGGCACGGCGGCTCCGAGATCGTCAACTACCTCAAGACCGGAAGCGCCTTCTACGCGCCGGCCGCAGCCGTGGCCCAGATGGTCGAAGCGATCGTCAAAGACAAGAAGCGCGTGGTGCCCTGCGCGGCCTACTGCGAGAAGGAGTACGGCGTGGGCGGCTACTACGTCGGCGTGCCCGTCATCGTCGGCGCCAACGGCATCGAGCGGATCATCGAGCTGGACTTGACCGAGACCGAACGCGCCGACTTCGAGAAGAGCGTCGCGGCCGTCAAGCATCTCGTCAAGATCATGAAGGAGCTGCCGGAGTCGTAGGCCCCGCGCCTCCTGAAGACATGACTCAAGATTGATGTCGCCGAGGACCCCGCTCCCCAATGCCGGACGGCTCGATCGGCCAGAGCGCCGGACCGTCCTTGGCGATTCCCAGCGGTATTGCGCTCAGCAGACGGCTCCCTCATGGCATTCGGTTCGATTCCTGCAACACCACGAGGCAGCCCGAAAGGGTGAGTGAAGTAGCCACGATCCAGCCCGAGAGGGAGAGTGAGGAAGCCATGGAAATGCCAAAGCCGGGACCCGAGCACGAGGAGCTTAAGCGGATGATCGGCTCGTGGGAGGGGGAGGAGACCCTCCATACTTCTCCATGGGACCCGAAGGGCGGGACCGCCCTCGGGCGGATCCATGCGCGCCTGGCCCTCGACGGATTCGCGGTCGTCAGCGACTACGAGCAAGAGAAGGACGGTCGGGTCGTCTTCCGGGGCCATGGGGTCTATACGTGGGACAAGGCACGGAAGCTCTATGTCATGACCTGGTTCGACTCGATGTCGCCGGGCACACCGGGTATCGCGTATGGAATCCTGCACGGTGGAACGCTGACCTTCCAGAACCAGAGCGAGCAGGGACACGGGCGATACATCTACGACTTCGAGAACCCCGACTCGTATCGGTTCCGGATCGAAGCTTCAAAGGACGGCGAGACCTGGGCGCCCTTCATGGATGCCCGCTTCGTCCGACGTTGAGAAAGAAGAAGCCCCGAAACGGGCGTTCCTTCGAGCAATGAAACACCCGCGCCGCTGAGGCAGCGCGGGTGCATTCGACTTCAGGCCAGCGCGCTATCTCATCAGGATAAGCTTCCGGGAATGCTCGAAGCCCTCTCCCACGAGCTTCGCTATGTAGACGCCGCTCGACACGCGCTCTCCCTTCGCATTCGTGCCGTTCCAATCGACGGCATGCGGCCCAGCGATCAACTGATCGTCCCGGAGCATTGTCACCACGCGCCCCTGGATGTCGAAGACGCCGAGCCGCACCTGTCCGGCCTTGCCCAGCTTGAAGTTCAGCGTCGTCTTCGGATTGAAGGGATTGGGGTAGGCGGCGAAACGTACCGTGGTCGCCGGAGCCTCCTCGGCCGGGCCGGCCGCAACGGCTCTGTGACCATAGAAGTGCATGGCGGGGACATAGGCCTCGACGAGGATCTCCTCATTGGTGGAGTCGCGCATGCGGAACTGGACCTGGTCGACGAGAGCATCCTCCGGTCCGTCATACTCGAAGTAGTTGGAGCCCCATCCGTCCGGCGCGGAGTAAAGCGGACTGCCTCCGTAAGAGTGATCGATCTCACTTCCTTGCGCGTAGGGATGGGGCCAGACACGCACGGCATTCGCGCCGGTCGTGTGATAGTGGAAGTCGCAGTCGACCCGCTCCTCGAAATCCAGGATCGCCGGCGCGCCCGGGGAGAGGGTGACGCGGTTGACCGAATGAGCCCTGTAGGTCATCTGCAGAGGGATGAAGACCGTCAGATAGGTCTGTGACTGGTCGCTGTTCGTCATCATGAAGCAGGCCTGGTTGATGTCCACGTCGCCGGCATAGCGGAACCAACGGTCTCCCGAGCCAGAGGGATGGGGCAAGAGGGTGCTGCCTGAGGAGTACATGCTCGGCCAGTAGACTGCTCCGTCCCTCGCCCCGAGGCAAAAGACGCGCACGCCGCCCGCATCGCTCGTTGTGTAGTCGAAGGATCCCGTGACGCGCTCATCATATGACATCCACTGCGGCGACTCGGGATCGAGGGTGAAGTTGCTCAAGCCGTGAGCGTCCCAGTGATAATCCACAGGCACGAAGCACTCCCAGAGAACTTCCGTCATGCCCTCGTTGTACATGTAGATGCGGACCTGATTCACTTCCTTCGGTCCGGAGCTGAAGCGAAAGGAGTGATCCACGGCGCCCCCGGGGGGCGTCACATGGTGTCCACCCGAAGCGCCGTATCCCGGAACAAGCGTTCCGTTGAAAAACGGTCTGGCGAAGACGTATCCCGGCACGTCGGTGGTGAAATGATGGTCGATGAGCAAATAGTTTCCGTACTGGATCCACGAGGGCGATCGGTGGCTGTACGAGAGATCAGTCACGCCCTTCGCGCCGAATTGGTAGTTCACCGGAAGGTAGAGTTCGAGAAGCATCTCAGACCAGTCCAGGTTGAACAAGGAGATGAAGATCTGATCGACGTGGCAGTCGCCGCTCGTTACGGAGCACCATCGATCACCTGAGCCCTCTCCTTGCGGAACAGGCTGCGAACCCGACCAAACGAGATTTGGGGAGGCTTGGCCGTTCGTGTAGGGCAGGACCATGATGCGCCCGCCTGCCGGGTCGTCGACCTTGTAACTGAATGAGACGGTGATCCTGTCATTGTGGCCCAGCCAGGCCTGATTGCCTCGGTC is a window from the Candidatus Eisenbacteria bacterium genome containing:
- a CDS encoding DUF1579 domain-containing protein — protein: MPDGSIGQSAGPSLAIPSGIALSRRLPHGIRFDSCNTTRQPERVSEVATIQPERESEEAMEMPKPGPEHEELKRMIGSWEGEETLHTSPWDPKGGTALGRIHARLALDGFAVVSDYEQEKDGRVVFRGHGVYTWDKARKLYVMTWFDSMSPGTPGIAYGILHGGTLTFQNQSEQGHGRYIYDFENPDSYRFRIEASKDGETWAPFMDARFVRR
- a CDS encoding T9SS type A sorting domain-containing protein; amino-acid sequence: MRIRVIHLAIALLFLPLPSRANYLGDIRIDRGNQAWLGHNDRITVSFSYKVDDPAGGRIMVLPYTNGQASPNLVWSGSQPVPQGEGSGDRWCSVTSGDCHVDQIFISLFNLDWSEMLLELYLPVNYQFGAKGVTDLSYSHRSPSWIQYGNYLLIDHHFTTDVPGYVFARPFFNGTLVPGYGASGGHHVTPPGGAVDHSFRFSSGPKEVNQVRIYMYNEGMTEVLWECFVPVDYHWDAHGLSNFTLDPESPQWMSYDERVTGSFDYTTSDAGGVRVFCLGARDGAVYWPSMYSSGSTLLPHPSGSGDRWFRYAGDVDINQACFMMTNSDQSQTYLTVFIPLQMTYRAHSVNRVTLSPGAPAILDFEERVDCDFHYHTTGANAVRVWPHPYAQGSEIDHSYGGSPLYSAPDGWGSNYFEYDGPEDALVDQVQFRMRDSTNEEILVEAYVPAMHFYGHRAVAAGPAEEAPATTVRFAAYPNPFNPKTTLNFKLGKAGQVRLGVFDIQGRVVTMLRDDQLIAGPHAVDWNGTNAKGERVSSGVYIAKLVGEGFEHSRKLILMR